The window GTCCCCGACGACCTCGAGGCGACCGCGACGAAAGCGCGGGAGCGCGGCCGTCTACCCGTCGTCATTGGCTACGACGGCCGGGCACGGGCCGTCGCCGTCGTCGGGGACCGCGCCCGCGACGAGTGGCGCGACGTCCTCGAGGCGGTCGATGACCGCGAGGTCGTCGTCCTCACCGGCGACGACGAGTCGGCGGCCGAGGAGTTCCGGGATCACCCCGCGGTCGACCGGGTCTTCGCCGGCGTCCCGCCGGACGGCAAGGTCGAGACGGTCCGTCGGCTCTCGAGGGGTGGCGTCACAGCTATGATCGGCGACGGGACCAACGACGCCCCGGCACTGGCCGCGGCCGACCTCGGAATCGCGCTCGGCAACGGCACCGCGCGGGCGGCCGACGCCGCGGACGCGATCGTCACCGACAGCGACCTGCGGGACGTCCACACCGTGTTCGATCTGGCGGCGGGGACCCGACGGCGCATCCGCGAGAACATCGGCTGGGCGCTGCTGTACAACGCGGTCGCGATCCCGCTTGCCGTACTCGGGGCCATCAACCCGCTGTTCGCGGCGGTCGCGATGGCGACCAGCAGCCTGCTGGTAGTCAAGAACTCCTCACGCCCCGTAATCGGCGGCGATCCGTGACTCGAGGTCGACCGCCCGTCTTCGCCCTTAGCCGTCCGACAGTTCGAACTCGAGTCGCTCGACGTCCGCTCCTTTCGACGTCGTATCCGTGATCGTGATCCCGCCGAGTTCGCCGAGGCTCGAGACGTGCGTGCCGCCGCAGGGGCACATGTCGAAGTCCTCGATCTCGACGACCCGCAGCGGGTCGACGGAGTCGGGGATCATGTCGAGCAGCGCGCGCCCTTCGTCGACCTCTTCCTCGACAGTCGGTCGCGGTCGGTTCTCCTTGACTACCGGGAGGTCGCGCTCGATCGCCTCGTTGCTGCGGCGCTCGATGAGCGCGAGGTCGTCCTCGTCGAACGACGCGGGCTCGAAGTCGATCCGCGACCGGTCGGGGTACACCTGGTTGCCGGCGGTGCTCGCGCCGAACTCGTCGAGCACCACCCGGGACACGACGTGCTGGGCGGTGTGCATCCGGCTCAATCGTCGGCGACGCTCCTCGTCGATTCGACCCTCGACCGTCGTCCCTTCCGCCGGGGGCTCGCCGGATCGAAGCTCGATATCGTGGCGCACGTCGCCGTGATCTTTCTTGACGTCGACGACGTCCGCGACCCCGCCGTCCCACTCGAGGACGCCCCGGTCGGACGGCTGTCCGCCGCCCTCGGGGTAGAAGTAGGTGCCGTCCAGGAACACGCTGTCCCGGCTCGCTTCGGTGACGGTGGCCGTGAACGTCGTCACGTCGTCCGCGTCGGGAAGGTATCGAAGCTCGGTCACGGGTCGGGGTTGGACCTCGAGAAGCAAAGACGCTACCGGTCCGCTCGAGTCGATGGGCGAACCGACCGTCCCGGACCGTCATCGACTCCTCACCGGCGTGGGGTCCTGGTCGTCGAGGGACAGCAGTCGGAACGGGACCGATAAAAGAAAGCGGAGAGGAGCGACGGAGAAGGCGGAAGACGTCCCCTCGAGCGACGGCTGCGAATTATAGCCCGTACTACCCGGACTCGGATTCGGACGGAATCGACCCGATCCGTTTGACGCGCCGGTCGACCATCTCGCCGTCCTCGTCGACGAGTTCGACGACGAACTGGTCGTGTCCCGCGGCATCGATCTCGAACTCGTAGGGCGGTTCGTCGACGGTCGTGATCTCGCCGTCGGCGTCGGAGACGACCACGCGGTCGTACCCCTCCTCGTGGGAGATCGAACACGTGACGAGTTCGTCGGTCTTCGAACACTCGAGTTCGGGGGGTGCGACGCTCTGCGTGCCGTCGGTCGACGACGGCTGGAAGTCGAGTAC of the Halobiforma lacisalsi AJ5 genome contains:
- a CDS encoding serine-tRNA(Ala) deacylase AlaX, encoding MTELRYLPDADDVTTFTATVTEASRDSVFLDGTYFYPEGGGQPSDRGVLEWDGGVADVVDVKKDHGDVRHDIELRSGEPPAEGTTVEGRIDEERRRRLSRMHTAQHVVSRVVLDEFGASTAGNQVYPDRSRIDFEPASFDEDDLALIERRSNEAIERDLPVVKENRPRPTVEEEVDEGRALLDMIPDSVDPLRVVEIEDFDMCPCGGTHVSSLGELGGITITDTTSKGADVERLEFELSDG